The Medicago truncatula cultivar Jemalong A17 chromosome 4, MtrunA17r5.0-ANR, whole genome shotgun sequence genome includes a region encoding these proteins:
- the LOC11407764 gene encoding LOB domain-containing protein 38, producing MSCNGCRVLRKGCSESCILRPCLQWIETPEAQGHATVFVAKFFGRAGLMSFISNVPEPQRPALFQSLLFEACGRTVNPVNGAVGLLWTGNWHVCQAAVETVLRGGTLRPLPELTLLDAPLTATDEASEAEDGGADAMWKIREPNFGLASSRSSNKVCSGSKRRRSEEFVKVPAAINLDLRLTPIFQQKAVEERRHGSPSMTSEESVTTTACLETGIGDRWSHGGDRKVLNLFI from the exons ATGAGTTGCAATGGGTGCCGAGTTCTTCGAAAAGGTTGCAGTGAGTCGTGTATTTTACGACCTTGTTTGCAATGGATCGAAACTCCAGAAGCTCAAGGCCACGCTACTGTTTTCGTAGCAAAATTCTTTGGTCGGGCTGGTCTCATGTCCTTCATTTCCAACGTCCCTGAACCACAGAGACCAG CTCTGTTTCAGTCTCTACTGTTTGAAGCGTGTGGGAGAACGGTTAACCCTGTGAACGGTGCTGTTGGACTTCTTTGGACTGGAAACTGGCACGTGTGTCAAGCAGCAGTTGAGACGGTTCTTCGCGGTGGCACGCTAAGGCCTTTACCGGAGCTGACACTTCTGGACGCGCCTCTCACTGCCACCGATGAAGCTTCTGAGGCGGAAGACGGTGGTGCTGATGCTATGTGGAAGATCCGAGAACCGAATTTCGGGTTGGCGAGCTCACGATCTAGCAATAAGGTGTGTTCTGGAAGCAAACGGAGGAGATCGGAGGAGTTTGTCAAGGTTCCGGCGGCGATTAATCTTGATTTACGATTGACGCCGATTTTTCAACAGAAGGCGGTGGAGGAACGCCGGCATGGTTCGCCGTCGATGACGTCGGAGGAATCGGTGACGACGACGGCGTGTTTGGAGACTGGGATTGGAGATCGGTGGAGTCACGGTGGTGATCGGAAAGTTCTCAACCTTTTCATATGA
- the LOC11405281 gene encoding cysteine proteinase inhibitor 5 has translation MRLQSVVFLLLGFLATMSVRNQAIAGGWEPIKNINDPHVIDIANYAVTEHDKQAGLNLKLEKVISGETKVVDGIIYCLNITASDGSASNKYNLAVLEKLEQHFRNLTSFVPLQN, from the coding sequence ATGAGACTCCAATCTGTTGTGTTTCTCCTTCTGGGATTTCTGGCTACTATGTCTGTGAGAAATCAAGCTATCGCGGGTGGTTGGGAACCCATCAAGAATATCAATGATCCACATGTGATTGATATCGCCAACTATGCTGTTACCGAGCACGACAAGCAAGCTGGGTTGAACCTGAAATTGGAGAAGGTCATCAGTGGTGAGACAAAAGTTGTCGACGGAATAATCTACTGTCTCAACATTACTGCTAGTGATGGTTCGGCTTCTAACAAATATAATCTTGCTGTGTTGGAGAAATTAGAACAACACTTCAGGAACCTCACTTCATTTGTTCCTCTTcagaattaa
- the LOC25493523 gene encoding formamidase isoform X1, whose translation MARYGSRMLVPVDLKKKPWEQELPLHNRWHPDIPPVAEATTGELFRVEMIDFSGGAITKNYTAEDAKYVDLSAVHHLSGPIRIVDSDGIPAQPGDLLAVEICNLGPLPGDEWGFTATFDRENGGGFLTDHFPYATKAIWYFEGIYAYSPQIPGVRFPGITHPGIIGTAPSMELLNIWNERERDVAENGIHSLKLCEVLHSRPLANLPTEKSCLLGKIEKDTDEWEKIAREAARTIPGRENGGNCDIKNLSRGSKVYLPVFVEGANLSTGDMHFSQGDGEVSLCGAIEMSGFLELKCEIIRGGMKEYLTPMGPTPLHVNPIFEIGPVEPRFSEWLVFEGISVDESGRQHYLDASVAYKRAVLNAIDYISKFGYSKEQVYLLLSCCPCEGRISGIVDAPNACATLAIPTAIFDQDIRPKNNKVPIGPRLVKKPDVFKCTYDGNLPITKNLSASS comes from the exons ATGGCTCGTTATGGTTCAAGAATGTTAGTTCCCGTAGACTTAAAGAAGAAGCCATGGGAGCAGGAACTACCTCTTCACAACAGGTGGCATCCAGATATACCTCCAGTTGCAGAGGCTACAACTGGTGAACTTTTCAGAGTTGAGATGATAGATTTCAGTGGAGGTGCTATCACTAAGAATTATACTGCTGAAGATGCCAAATATGTTGATCTCTCAGCT GTCCATCACCTTAGTGGGCCAATAAGAATTGTAGACAGTGATGGTATTCCAGCCCAGCCCGGAGATTTGCTTGCAGTTGAAATATGCAACTTGGGTCCTCTCCCTGGTGATGAATGGGGCTTTACAGCAACATTTGACAGAGAAAATGGAGGAGGTTTCTTGACAGACCATTTTCCTTATGCCACAAAAGCTATCTGGTACTTTGAAGGAATATATGCTTATTCACCTCAGATACCAG GAGTGAGGTTTCCAGGTATAACACATCCTGGTATAATTGGAACTGCGCCATCAATGGAACTCCTAAACATATGGAATGAAAGGGAAAGAGATGTTGCAGAAAATGGTATTCATTCTCTCAAACTATGTGAGGTTTTGCATAGCAGACCCTTGGCAAACTTACCAACAGAAAAAAGTTGTCTCCTTGGAAAG ATTGAAAAAGATACTGATGAATGGGAGAAGATTGCAAGGGAAGCAGCAAGAACAATACCGGGAAGAGAAAACGGTGGAAATTGTGACATAAAAAATCTAAGCAGAGGTTCAAAGGTATATCTTCCTGTTTTTGTAGAAGGAGCAAATCTCAGCACAGGTGACATGCATTTCTCACAGGGTGATGGTGAGGTCTCATTATGTGGTGCAATAGAAATGAGTGGTTTCTTGGAACTCAA GTGTGAAATTATAAGGGGAGGAATGAAAGAGTACCTTACACCAATGGGCCCCACTCCCCTTCATGTAAATCCAATATTTGAGATAGGCCCTGTTGAACCAAGATTCTCAGAGTGGTTAGTGTTTGAGGGCATTAGTGTGGATGAAAGTGGGAGACAACACTACCTAGATGCAAGTGTTGCATACAAACGAGCAGTACTCAATGCTATTGACTACATATCCAAGTTTGGGTACTCAAAAGAACAG GTGTACCTTCTACTATCTTGTTGTCCTTGTGAAGGAAGAATATCTGGAATTGTTGATGCCCCTAATGCTTGTGCAACATTGGCCATCCCTACAGCTATATTTGACCAG GATATTCGTCCTAAAAATAACAAAGTACCAATTGGACCCCGCCTTGTAAAGAAACCAGATGTCTTCAAATGCACTTATGATGGAAACTTGCCCATCACAAAAAATCTCAGTGCCTCATCTTGA
- the LOC25493523 gene encoding formamidase isoform X2 produces the protein MAPPTPRLVVPIDLKKKPCEQKLPLHNRWHPDIPPVADVNTGEIFRVEMVDWTGGAIKDDNSALDIKLVDLSVVHHLSGPIRIVDSDGIPAQPGDLLAVEICNLGPLPGDEWGFTATFDRENGGGFLTDHFPYATKAIWYFEGIYAYSPQIPGVRFPGITHPGIIGTAPSMELLNIWNERERDVAENGIHSLKLCEVLHSRPLANLPTEKSCLLGKIEKDTDEWEKIAREAARTIPGRENGGNCDIKNLSRGSKVYLPVFVEGANLSTGDMHFSQGDGEVSLCGAIEMSGFLELKCEIIRGGMKEYLTPMGPTPLHVNPIFEIGPVEPRFSEWLVFEGISVDESGRQHYLDASVAYKRAVLNAIDYISKFGYSKEQVYLLLSCCPCEGRISGIVDAPNACATLAIPTAIFDQDIRPKNNKVPIGPRLVKKPDVFKCTYDGNLPITKNLSASS, from the exons ATGGCACCACCAACTCCAAGACTAGTTGTGCCAATAGACCTAAAAAAGAAGCCATGTGAACAGAAACTTCCTCTTCATAATCGATGGCACCCTGACATACCCCCTGTGGCAGATGTTAATACTGGTGAAATCTTTAGAGTAGAGATGGTAGATTGGACTGGAGGTGCTATTAAAGATGACAATTCAGCACTTGATATAAAACTTGTAGACCTCTCAGTT GTCCATCACCTTAGTGGGCCAATAAGAATTGTAGACAGTGATGGTATTCCAGCCCAGCCCGGAGATTTGCTTGCAGTTGAAATATGCAACTTGGGTCCTCTCCCTGGTGATGAATGGGGCTTTACAGCAACATTTGACAGAGAAAATGGAGGAGGTTTCTTGACAGACCATTTTCCTTATGCCACAAAAGCTATCTGGTACTTTGAAGGAATATATGCTTATTCACCTCAGATACCAG GAGTGAGGTTTCCAGGTATAACACATCCTGGTATAATTGGAACTGCGCCATCAATGGAACTCCTAAACATATGGAATGAAAGGGAAAGAGATGTTGCAGAAAATGGTATTCATTCTCTCAAACTATGTGAGGTTTTGCATAGCAGACCCTTGGCAAACTTACCAACAGAAAAAAGTTGTCTCCTTGGAAAG ATTGAAAAAGATACTGATGAATGGGAGAAGATTGCAAGGGAAGCAGCAAGAACAATACCGGGAAGAGAAAACGGTGGAAATTGTGACATAAAAAATCTAAGCAGAGGTTCAAAGGTATATCTTCCTGTTTTTGTAGAAGGAGCAAATCTCAGCACAGGTGACATGCATTTCTCACAGGGTGATGGTGAGGTCTCATTATGTGGTGCAATAGAAATGAGTGGTTTCTTGGAACTCAA GTGTGAAATTATAAGGGGAGGAATGAAAGAGTACCTTACACCAATGGGCCCCACTCCCCTTCATGTAAATCCAATATTTGAGATAGGCCCTGTTGAACCAAGATTCTCAGAGTGGTTAGTGTTTGAGGGCATTAGTGTGGATGAAAGTGGGAGACAACACTACCTAGATGCAAGTGTTGCATACAAACGAGCAGTACTCAATGCTATTGACTACATATCCAAGTTTGGGTACTCAAAAGAACAG GTGTACCTTCTACTATCTTGTTGTCCTTGTGAAGGAAGAATATCTGGAATTGTTGATGCCCCTAATGCTTGTGCAACATTGGCCATCCCTACAGCTATATTTGACCAG GATATTCGTCCTAAAAATAACAAAGTACCAATTGGACCCCGCCTTGTAAAGAAACCAGATGTCTTCAAATGCACTTATGATGGAAACTTGCCCATCACAAAAAATCTCAGTGCCTCATCTTGA
- the LOC25493524 gene encoding casein kinase II subunit alpha has translation MAVKHLQFQFNLSRDRLVFLFRTSQSHSLFPYNNKFPKSFLSFFLHRSSSTTPSPPNNHLRRPRPPPPPPVDMAQKFGKSTRRPGAASKARVYADVNVVRPKEYWDYETLTVQWGEQDDYEVVRKVGRGKYSEVFEGVHCTDNEKCVIKILKPVKKKKIKREIKILQNLCGGPNIVKLLDIVRDQQSKTPSLIFEYVNNTDFKVLYPTLSDYDIRYYIYELLKALDYCHSQGIMHRDVKPHNVMIDHEQRKLRLIDWGLAEFYHPGKEYNVRVASRYFKGPELLVDLQDYDYSLDLWSLGCMFAGMIFRKEPFFYGHDNYDQLVKIARVLGTDELNAYLNKYRIELDPHFAALIGRHSRKPWQRFINVENQHLTVPEAVDFVDKLLRYDHQERPTAKEAMAHPYFNPIRNAESSRARAH, from the exons ATGGCCGTAAAACATTTGCAATTCCAATTCAACTTGTCGCGCGATAGATTGGTCTTTCTCTTTCGAACATCTCAATCTCATTCTTTATTTccttataataataaattccccaaatcttttctctctttcttcctcCACCGCTCCTCCTCAACAACTCCGTCGCCGCCGAACAACCATCTCCGCCGTCCGCGgcctcctcctcctccacccGTCGACATGGCGCAGAAATTCGGAAAATCCACTCGCCGCCCCGGCGCTGCATCCAAGGCTAGGGTTTATGCTGATGTCAACGTTGTTCGTCCTAAGGAATATTGGGATTACGAAACCCTCACCGTTCAGTGGGG GGAGCAAGATGATTATGAGGTGGTGAGGAAAGTGGGAAGGGGGAAATACAGTGAGGTGTTTGAAGGTGTTCATTGTACTGATAATGAAAAATGTGTTATTAAGATTCTCAAACCTGtcaagaagaagaag ATCAAgagggaaatcaaaatattacAGAATCTTTGTGGAGGGCCCAATATTGTAAAGTTGCTTGACATTGTTAGAGACCAGCAGTCGAAGACCCCAAGTCTCATATTTGAATATGTCAATAACACTGATTTTAAAGTACTCTATCCTACACTGTCAGACTATGATATAAGATATTATATCTATGAACTTCTGAAG GCATTGGATTATTGCCATTCGCAAGGGATCATGCATCGGGATGTGAAGCCCCATAATGTAATGATTGACCATGAGCAGCGTAAGCTTCGCCTTATAGATTGGGGGCTTGCAGAGTTCTATCATCCTGGGAAGGAATATAATGTTCGTGTGGCTTCAAG ATATTTCAAAGGCCCAGAGCTTCTTGTTGATCTTCAAGACTATGATTACTCTCTTGATTTGTGGAGTCTTGGTTGTATGTTTGCCGGGATG ATATTCCGGAAGGAGCCGTTCTTTTATGGTCACGATAACTATGATCAACTGGTCAAGATAGCCAGG GTACTTGGGACGGATGAATTGAATGCATATTTGAATAAGTATCGCATTGAGTTGGACCCACATTTTGCAGCACTTATTGGGAG GCATAGCAGGAAGCCATGGCAAAGGTTCATTAATGTTGAAAATCAACACTTGACTGTTCCTGAG gCTGTTGACTTTGTTGACAAGTTACTGCGATACGATCACCAAGAACGGCCCACTGCAAAAGAAGCCATG GCTCATCCATACTTCAATCCAATTAGAAATGCGGAAAGTAGCAGAGCTCGTGCACATTGA